One Bacteroidota bacterium genomic window carries:
- a CDS encoding HupE/UreJ family protein, which produces MSAFELYLKLGFWHITDWAGYDHMLFLLALCGAYSFAEWRKVALLVTAFTLGHSLTLALTALDVIRVNANLIEFLIPLTIFLTALGTIFYSKSATKRYWMLSYGLALAFGLIHGMGFSNYFRSLLGNANDVIAPLLYFNIGVEIGQLAIVTAILLIGWVMRGPMRVPPNWWRIGISVMAGVIAIWLMVERL; this is translated from the coding sequence ATGTCGGCCTTCGAATTGTACCTCAAGCTGGGGTTTTGGCACATCACCGACTGGGCGGGTTACGACCACATGCTGTTTCTGCTGGCGCTCTGCGGAGCCTATTCCTTCGCAGAATGGCGAAAAGTAGCCTTGCTCGTGACCGCTTTCACCCTCGGTCACAGCCTCACCTTGGCCTTGACCGCCTTGGATGTGATCCGCGTCAATGCCAACCTCATCGAATTTCTCATTCCATTGACAATTTTCCTGACCGCTTTGGGCACCATTTTTTATTCCAAATCGGCCACGAAACGCTATTGGATGCTGAGTTATGGCCTCGCATTGGCCTTCGGGTTGATCCACGGCATGGGATTCAGCAACTATTTCAGGAGTCTTCTGGGAAATGCCAATGACGTCATCGCGCCGTTGCTGTACTTCAATATCGGTGTCGAAATCGGCCAATTGGCCATTGTGACAGCGATATTGTTGATTGGGTGGGTGATGCGCGGCCCCATGCGGGTGCCTCCCAATTGGTGGCGGATCGGAATTTCCGTTATGGCGGGGGTGATTGCGATCTGGCTGATGGTAGAGCGGTTGTGA
- a CDS encoding M1 family metallopeptidase — protein MNLKKYGLILGMLMAMVCAEAQVFNDMSKFKQLQQELPTPNAYRTASGAPGHEYYQQKADYAIEVEIDDDKQILRGVETITYWNNSPDPLTYLWLQLDQNLYSRESETKKIQTGTLADQMTFDDLAGMHHDYDGGFKLDWIKDTKGQNLPFTVVHTMMRIDLPVVLKPKTSYSFQIKWWYNINDRDKVGGRSGMEYFPAENNYLYTLAHFFPRMAVYNEVTGWQHKQFLGRGEFTLPFGDYKVKITVPDDHVVGATGVLQNGDKVLTAAQRERLNKAKTADAPVMIVTEAEAREAEKGKAKGKKTWEYFAQNVRDFAFSSSRKFIWDAMPVKFGDRTVMAMSLYPKEGNPLWEKYSTKVIAHTLKIYSKYTIDYPYPVAYSVHTKDIGMEYPMMAFNGGRPEADGTYSDRTKYGMISVIIHEVGHNFFPMIINSDERQWTWMDEGLNTFVQYLAEMEWDLNYPSRRGPAYKIVDYMKGDKSQISPIMANSESVYQFGNNAYGKPATALNILRETVMGRELFDFAFKEYCRRWAFRHPSPADFFRTMEDASAIDLDWFWRGWFYSTEHVDLSLDNVKWMRINTGDPQKEAAITRAQRDAAPDFIGDTRNKTAIPKPLIDQDTTLRDFYNRFDPLAATAQQEEDYKTYVGRLSDDERKLLNSGLNYYELTLSNVGGLPMPVILEFQFADGSKVVERIPAEIWKMDQKTVSKVFFYPKEVTAVHLDPFLETADVDFNNNNWPPVMQPSRFQLYKNREQVEQNPMRQNGLGR, from the coding sequence ATGAATTTGAAAAAATACGGGCTGATATTGGGCATGTTGATGGCGATGGTATGCGCCGAGGCCCAGGTTTTTAATGACATGTCCAAGTTCAAGCAGTTGCAGCAGGAACTGCCGACGCCCAATGCCTACCGCACGGCCTCGGGCGCGCCGGGCCATGAATACTATCAGCAAAAGGCCGACTATGCCATCGAAGTCGAGATCGATGACGACAAGCAGATTCTCCGGGGCGTCGAAACGATCACTTATTGGAACAATTCGCCGGATCCGCTGACTTATCTCTGGCTGCAACTCGATCAGAACCTGTACAGCCGCGAGAGCGAAACCAAAAAAATCCAAACGGGAACTTTGGCCGACCAAATGACGTTTGATGACCTTGCCGGCATGCACCACGACTACGATGGAGGCTTCAAACTCGATTGGATCAAGGATACCAAGGGGCAAAATCTGCCGTTTACCGTCGTGCACACGATGATGCGGATCGACTTGCCCGTGGTTTTGAAGCCCAAAACGAGTTATTCGTTTCAGATCAAATGGTGGTACAACATCAACGACCGCGACAAGGTTGGTGGCCGCAGCGGAATGGAATATTTCCCTGCCGAAAACAACTATCTCTACACCCTTGCCCACTTTTTCCCAAGAATGGCCGTTTACAATGAGGTCACGGGTTGGCAACACAAACAGTTCCTCGGCCGCGGCGAATTCACCCTGCCATTTGGCGACTACAAAGTCAAAATCACCGTGCCGGACGACCATGTAGTCGGTGCAACGGGAGTTTTGCAAAATGGCGACAAGGTCCTGACCGCAGCGCAAAGGGAGCGCCTCAACAAAGCCAAAACCGCCGATGCGCCGGTGATGATTGTCACCGAAGCCGAAGCACGCGAGGCTGAAAAAGGCAAGGCCAAAGGCAAAAAGACTTGGGAATATTTTGCCCAAAACGTGCGCGACTTTGCGTTTTCCAGTTCCCGGAAATTTATCTGGGATGCCATGCCCGTCAAATTTGGCGACCGCACCGTCATGGCCATGAGCCTCTATCCGAAGGAAGGCAATCCGCTGTGGGAAAAGTACAGCACGAAAGTGATCGCGCATACGCTCAAGATCTATTCGAAGTACACCATTGACTACCCCTACCCTGTCGCTTACTCCGTCCACACCAAAGACATCGGCATGGAATACCCGATGATGGCCTTCAACGGCGGACGCCCGGAGGCTGACGGAACCTATTCTGACAGAACGAAATACGGCATGATTTCCGTGATCATCCACGAGGTGGGGCACAACTTCTTCCCGATGATCATCAACAGCGACGAACGTCAGTGGACCTGGATGGATGAAGGCTTGAATACCTTCGTGCAATACTTGGCAGAAATGGAATGGGACCTGAACTACCCTTCGCGCCGCGGTCCTGCCTACAAGATCGTGGACTACATGAAGGGTGACAAGTCGCAGATTTCGCCGATCATGGCCAACAGCGAAAGTGTCTATCAGTTTGGCAACAACGCCTACGGCAAGCCTGCGACAGCGCTCAACATTTTGCGCGAGACCGTCATGGGCCGCGAATTGTTTGACTTTGCTTTCAAGGAATACTGCCGCCGTTGGGCCTTCCGCCACCCTTCGCCTGCCGACTTTTTCCGCACCATGGAAGATGCAAGCGCGATTGACCTGGATTGGTTTTGGAGAGGATGGTTTTACAGCACGGAGCATGTAGACCTGAGTTTGGACAATGTCAAATGGATGCGCATCAATACCGGCGATCCACAAAAGGAGGCCGCCATCACGCGGGCACAGCGCGACGCGGCCCCGGATTTTATTGGAGACACACGCAACAAAACAGCCATTCCCAAGCCGCTGATTGATCAGGACACCACGCTGCGCGACTTCTACAACCGATTTGACCCGCTCGCAGCAACGGCTCAACAAGAGGAGGATTACAAAACTTATGTGGGCCGCCTGAGTGATGACGAAAGGAAGCTCCTCAACTCCGGACTCAATTACTATGAACTGACCCTGAGCAATGTAGGCGGATTGCCAATGCCGGTCATCCTCGAATTCCAATTCGCGGATGGCAGCAAGGTTGTGGAACGTATCCCTGCCGAAATCTGGAAAATGGATCAAAAGACGGTCAGCAAGGTGTTTTTCTATCCCAAGGAGGTGACAGCGGTGCATTTGGATCCATTTCTGGAAACGGCTGACGTCGATTTCAACAACAACAATTGGCCTCCTGTGATGCAGCCGAGCCGGTTTCAGCTGTACAAAAACCGGGAACAAGTCGAGCAAAATCCGATGCGGCAAAATGGCTTGGGCAGGTAG